Genomic DNA from Taurinivorans muris:
AAAAAGAGCGAAAGATTTTAAAACCCTACGGCAGTTCGGTGGCTTATCGGGTTTTCCTAAACGAAGCGAAAGCCCTGAATTTGACCGTTTCGGCGGCGGGCATGCCTCAATCAGCATTTCCGCAGGTCTTGGAATGGCAATGGCAAGAGATTTGAACGACACGGATGAAAATATCGTTTCCGTCATCGGAGACGGCGCTTTGACCGGCGGCATGGCGTTTGAAGCGCTGAACCAAGCCGGCGGACTGCATAAACGCATGATTGTCGTCTTAAATGACAATGAAATGTCCATCTCCCGCAATGTCGGGGCATTATCCCAATTTTTAAGCCGCAATCTCGCCCATAAGCGGTTTTTGAATTTCAAAGACAGCACGGGCAATTTTTTGAAAAGCATTCCGAAAATAGGGGAAACTCTTTACAATATTGCGGATAAAGGCGAAAAAAGCTTAAAAACCCTTTTCACCCAAGGCATGATTTTTGAAGCGCTGGGCTTTAACTATATCGGGCCTATCGACGGCAATAACCTGGAAGAACTCATCCGCCACTTGGAAATAGCCAAAGAAGCGGAAAAACCCATATTGCTCCATATCAGAACCAAGAAAGGTTTGGGCTATCCTCCTGCTGAAAACAATCCCTCCCGCTTCCACCGCGTTCCGGGGTTCGAACCTGAAACTGGGCTTGTGCCAACACCCAAAATCAACGCGGAACAAGGTCCGGGATTTACAAAAATTTTCGGAGCGAGCCTTTGCGAACTGGCAAGCGAAGATAAAAAAATCATCGCAGTATGCGCAGCCATGCCTGACGGCACCGGACTCGGCGAGTTTCGTTCCCGTTTTCCCGAACGCTTCATTGACGCAGGGATTTGTGAAGAGCATGCCGTAACGTTCGCGGCAGGCATGGCGACCCGAGGTTTAAAACCCGTTGTCGCCATTTACTCGACTTTTTTGCAGCGCGCTTACGACCAAATCATTCATGATGTCTGCCTGCAAAATCTTCCCGTTGTTTTTTGCCTGGACAGGGCGGGACTTGTGGGAGAAGACGGAGCCAGCCACCATGGGGTTTTTGACTTGACCTACCTGCGTTCCATTCCCAATATGACGGTACTTGCACCGAGAGATGAGGAAGATTTGCCCGACTGCCTTTATACAGCCCTGCAGCTCAATTCCCCTGTCGCCATCCGTTACCCGGCAATGCCGACGCATGCGAAAATCGCCAAGCATGAAGGATTTAAACTTTTGGAAACAGGCAAGGGCGATATGCTCATTGAAGCGGAACAAAAAGATGTTTGCGTTCTTGCCGTCGGTCATAGGGTGCACCCCTGCAAAACGGCTATCAAGGCTTTACCGAACAACAACATCAGTCTTTTTGACGCCCGTTGGATAAGCCCCGTGCCTGAAGAACAGTTGAAAAAGCTTGCGGCGGCTTACAAAGGGCTTGTTTTTGTCGAAGAAAACTGCCGTGCCGGCGGATTTTCCTCCGCTTGCCTTGAATTTCTTGCAGACAATGATTTGCTGGGTGCTTGCAAAATACTGCGTATCGGCTTGCCTGACAATACGTTTGCGGAACACGGACCGGTCGAAGAATTGCGCAAAGCCTATGGAATCGACACAGACAGCCTTGGCAAGCAATTCGTAAACTTTGCGGATACTATTAAATAACTTTGCAATCCAATCGAGATATAAGAAATTTTTTCTGTGTGCCTGCCAATAAATAATAAAAACAGCATAGTTTTTCAGCCGTGCTGTTTTTTCATGTGGTCAGAATATTAAAATCACCTGTCCGCCAAGCAATTCTCCTTGTTCAAGAGCATTTCCGGATATTTTTTTATGTCGGTTCAGTATTGGTTATTATTTTTTGATGAGAATTATTTTTCCTTTTATGTGAAACGTCATGGGCTTTGTCCGTAATGGTTTTCATATGATTTCAAAGCGGTTTCGTTTTGCTTTCATAATATTTTCTCATACAATTAAAACGTATGAAAAAATATACCGTTTCAACCAATCCATAAATCACTCTTGATTGCATTTACCGCTAAAAAACGGTTATCTGCCAGTTCATTTTATTAACTTTATGGTTTTTGTAACTTATTCTCGCAATAATTCAATATAAATATCCATATCAATATCTTTATAAACATTGAAAACAACGTTCATGTCCTGAGCAAATTCTCTTTGGCATGCTTTGACCGTTTGTACGGCAAGTTCTCCCGCCCTTTGATTGGGAAAATGAAACTCCCCTGTTGAAATACAGCAAAATGCGATACTTGTTAAACCTTGCTCAGCAGCGCAGCGCATGCAGGAGCGATAGCAAGAGCACAGCAACGCCTCGTCCTGCGCCGTCAATTTTTGCCCGACGATAGGACCTACGGTATGAATGACATATCGGCTGGGCAAATTATAAGCGGGCGTAATTTTTGCCTGCCCTGTTTCTTCTTCTCTTCCCTGTGCCTGCATAATTTCAAAGCATTTCGCCCTCAATTACAAACCGGCGAAAGAGTGAACGGCATTGTCTATACATTTGTGCAAAGGCAAAAAACAACCCAATAAACTTTTATTGGCGGCATTGACTACCGCATCGGCCGCAAGCAAAGTGATGTCGCCTTGCCAAACAAACAAATTCTTTTGCACGGGTATTAAATCCTGCATTTTGCGCACGGGTTTCGACTTCAGTTCTTCTTGCAGATACCTGTCTTGAATATTGAGAAATTCTTCCGTAAGCGGCTGAACTTCCCAAACATTCATAAGCGCCCTGAAATATGTTTTTTTCTCCTCAAGGGTTTTGGCTTCAGGCAAACGCAAGGCTGAACCGTGTTTCTGCAAATACCCTATCAAATAATCAAGCCGTTCTTCCTGCTCCATCATTTTTCCTTCTTGTTCCGCATATAAAAAAATCCCCTTTTGCTCCAATCCGAACAAAAGGGGATAAATTTTTCAAACCTATTGAGGAATTTTTCCCCAACGAGGAAAATATGCATTTCCGTTGCCGGTCGGCACATGCTTCGCAGTTCCTCCATGGCGGGTGATCAAATAAATCTGTTTCACTCCCGTTCTGTTGGAAACAAAGGATAAGAAGTAACTGTCAGGAGCAAAAGAAGGCTGTTCGTCACGCCCCGGTCCGAAGCTTACTTGGCGTTCAATGCCGGTGACAAGGTCATGCACAAAAATCCTGTGCCCCTGCGCCGTTCCCTTTGTGTAAGCAACAACGGTGCCGTCGGGGCTGATTGCGGGTTCCGTATTGTATGTTCCTGTTTTGCTCACTCTTGTTACCGTCCCTGTGCTGAAGTCTTTCAGGAAAATTTGCGGTCCTCCCAAGCGGTTGGAAGTGAAAACCATTTTTGTTCCGCTATGGTCGAATGTAGGGGAAACATCAATGGAAGCGCTGTCTTCAAGCACACGTTCCCGTCTGAAACGATGATCAAGAAGATAGATATCCGGCTGCGAACCGGAAGAAAGGCTCACGGCAACTTTATTATCGGGCATAAAGCTCGGACCGATCACCGTATTCCCCGGAAAACGGATACGCTGGACTCTGCCGTTGGCGCTTTGCCAGACACCAAGGGCGTGCGAACCGTCATCAATATGGCTGAACACGATATAGCGCCCGTCCGGCGACCATGCCGGAGACATGGCTATGCCTTTCAGCGAAGTGATTTGCCTGAGGTTTTTTCCAGTAGGTGAAACAATCCAAATATCCCGTTTATTTTTATTTTCATCTTTCGCAAAAGTCAAAGTTGAAAGGAAGAAATCACCGCTTCCGGTTAAAGCTTTCATCAAATCCGCGCAAAATTTATCCGCAACGGCTTCAACTTCTTTATCGGTGATGTTATTATAAGCATTCCCGAAAATAAATTTTCCTGAAAACGTTTCAAAAACCCGCAGTTCAACCTTGCTGCCGTTTT
This window encodes:
- the dxs gene encoding 1-deoxy-D-xylulose-5-phosphate synthase, with the protein product MTDFNIPASLLDENLPHSIRQMDLAEKERLARDIRQTIIQVVAKNGGHLAPSLGVVELTLALLSVFNPSRDHIIWDVGHQCYPWKLLTKRAKDFKTLRQFGGLSGFPKRSESPEFDRFGGGHASISISAGLGMAMARDLNDTDENIVSVIGDGALTGGMAFEALNQAGGLHKRMIVVLNDNEMSISRNVGALSQFLSRNLAHKRFLNFKDSTGNFLKSIPKIGETLYNIADKGEKSLKTLFTQGMIFEALGFNYIGPIDGNNLEELIRHLEIAKEAEKPILLHIRTKKGLGYPPAENNPSRFHRVPGFEPETGLVPTPKINAEQGPGFTKIFGASLCELASEDKKIIAVCAAMPDGTGLGEFRSRFPERFIDAGICEEHAVTFAAGMATRGLKPVVAIYSTFLQRAYDQIIHDVCLQNLPVVFCLDRAGLVGEDGASHHGVFDLTYLRSIPNMTVLAPRDEEDLPDCLYTALQLNSPVAIRYPAMPTHAKIAKHEGFKLLETGKGDMLIEAEQKDVCVLAVGHRVHPCKTAIKALPNNNISLFDARWISPVPEEQLKKLAAAYKGLVFVEENCRAGGFSSACLEFLADNDLLGACKILRIGLPDNTFAEHGPVEELRKAYGIDTDSLGKQFVNFADTIK
- a CDS encoding macro domain-containing protein; its protein translation is MRAKCFEIMQAQGREEETGQAKITPAYNLPSRYVIHTVGPIVGQKLTAQDEALLCSCYRSCMRCAAEQGLTSIAFCCISTGEFHFPNQRAGELAVQTVKACQREFAQDMNVVFNVYKDIDMDIYIELLRE
- a CDS encoding translocation protein TolB; protein product: MKKILFFVFLFCVLFQTPARSATMVDIYGPGQNIVNLSMAKPLTAPMTEAKALGAVLDNKIRYNLSFLPFMNLVPDVNILGGTLLDAWSGANLDFRRFQIGGADLLITAYWANGDKNGSKVELRVFETFSGKFIFGNAYNNITDKEVEAVADKFCADLMKALTGSGDFFLSTLTFAKDENKNKRDIWIVSPTGKNLRQITSLKGIAMSPAWSPDGRYIVFSHIDDGSHALGVWQSANGRVQRIRFPGNTVIGPSFMPDNKVAVSLSSGSQPDIYLLDHRFRRERVLEDSASIDVSPTFDHSGTKMVFTSNRLGGPQIFLKDFSTGTVTRVSKTGTYNTEPAISPDGTVVAYTKGTAQGHRIFVHDLVTGIERQVSFGPGRDEQPSFAPDSYFLSFVSNRTGVKQIYLITRHGGTAKHVPTGNGNAYFPRWGKIPQ